In Mycolicibacter virginiensis, the DNA window GGCCGCCCGGTCCGCCGCCGGTGAGCGCGTATACGGTGTCGAACACCTGCGCCGCGCTGACCACGCCGGTGACCAGCACGAAGAACAGGGTGGGCCGCAGCATCGGCAATGTCACCCGCCAGAACCGCTGCCATCCGTTGGCGCCGTCGATACGCGCCGCCGACAGCACCTGGGTGGGGATGGCGAGGATGCCGGCCAGGAAGAACAGCGCGACGTAGCCGACGTTGGTCCACACCACCACCGCCGAAGTCACCGGCAGCGCCAATCCTGGATCGGTCAGCCATTCGATGCGGTGACCGAGCACCGTGCTCACCGCGCCGTCCGTCGGGCTCAGAATCCAGCGCCACAGAACCGCGATCGCCAACGGCGCGCAGATCCACGGCAGCACGTACACGGTGCGAAACACGGCGCTGCCGGGCAACCCGCGCGCCAGCAAGAGCGCCACACCCAACCCGAGCGCGGTCTGCAGCGGGACGACGAAGGCGACGAAAAGGACCGTCACCACAAGGGAATTGCCAAACACCGGATCGGTCAACACCGATCGCCAGTTCTCCGCGCCGACATAGCTGATCGGTCCCAGCAGATCCCAGCGATGCAGGCTCAGCCACACCACCACCAGCATCGGCAGCAGCAGGAATGCCACTACCCCGAACAGGCTGGGGGCGAGCAGCGCGTAACCCAGCGTTGCAGATCGGGGGGCGCGGCTCATAGGTGTATTTAAGCGCTTGTGTCGACTCAAAACCGGGTCTTCATCCGCTCAAGAATCCCGGGCACGCTGTCGATGGAGTAGATCTCACCCGACAGGGACGTCACCGCGCCGCGATAGGTCCCGGCGAGTTGCCAGTAGTCGATCGCGGCCGCGACCAGGTTGACCTTGACCACCTTGCGTCCCGCGGGCGTGAAGGTCACATCGAGCCGGCCGTCGCGGTCACGGACGTGCACGGTCGACAGCGGATCCTCGGAATCGAAGTCGAATCGGACTCCCGTGAGCGGCTCCACGGCACCGGGAACCCAGTTCGACGACTCGTCATCGTCGTCGCTGAACTCCGGCCGGTCGACGAAGTTGGAGCCGACGACACCGCCGGCCAGTGCGACCGCGAAGGTGCCCCACGTCCAGGACGTCGAATATGGGAATTGCGAACGATGCTCATCGAGGATGGCAAAGTCGCGGGCCCGCTCGAACACATAGGTGCGGTCACCGACGGTAAGTGTGCCGTCGACCGGAAACGGCTGCTTGAACGTGTAGTAGTCGATCGCCGACGTGAGCTTGGCGCTGAGGCTGAGCGGCGGTGCCGCTCCCTCCACATGAAGGGTCAGTGCACCGGTGATCGCGGGGCCGCGCCGGTCTGCCGCACAGTCGAATCGCACGGTGATCGCCCCCGTGTCGGCGGCGAAGTCGTACTCGAGCAGATAGCGGCGCGTCTGGACCCGGCAGCGACCACCATCCAGCAGATCGTCGGGCAGGTCCAAGGTGCCGCCCCGGAACCGCGCACTCTTCTCCACCAGGACACCGGTCGCCTGATCGCGGATGAACAGCTCCGAGGACGCCAGGTACTTCACGTCCTGCATGATCATGGCGCCCGAAATCTCGGGGTGGATCAAGGCGAATCCAACCCACTCTTTGAGACGGAACGCGCGCCAGAGGCGAGACAAGCCGCGGTGCGCGTCGACCGGGTTGGTGTGTCGGACCCGGCCGTCGAAGCGGCCGTAGCGTCGAACACCGTCTTCAACCAGTCGCTGGGGTGCCGTCACGCCGTGATCATTAATTGACACCTGTGCCGTGGTCAACCATCGGCACGTCGTTACGGTGGACTGGTGACAGCGAACCGGGGGATCGACGCCGAGTTTCTGGCCCTGCCCCGCCACGAGCTGGCCGACGCGGCATTGTCGGCGGCCAGAGCGGCCGGTGCCGAGCATGCCGACCTGCGGATTCATCGGATCGCCACCGAGGTCATCCGGCTGCGCGACGGCGAGTTGGAGACCGCCGTCGTCAACCGCGAGCTCGGCTTCGCGGTGCGGGTGGTCGTAGACGGCACCTGGGGCTTCGCCTCGCATGCCGAACTGGCGCCCGCGGTAGCGGCTGACACCGCTCGCCGTGCCGTACAGGTCGCCAAGACGCTGGCGGTGCTCAACGCCGAACGTGTCGAGCTCGCCGCCGAGCCGGTGTACCGCGATGCGACGTGGGTGTCGGACTATCTGATCGACCCGTTCGAGGTACCCACCGCTGACAAGATCGACGTGCTCGAGGACTACTCGGGTCGGTTGCTCGCTGCCGATGGGGTGCACCACGTCACGGCTTCGTTGACCGCGGTCAAGGAGCAGACTTTCTACGCCGATGTGTTCGGATCGTCGATCACCCAGCAGCGGGTGCGGCTGATGCCGGTCTGCGATGCGGTCACCGTCGGACCGGACGGATTTGACTCGATGCGAACACTGGCGCCGCCGACCGCGCGCGGTTGGGAAGCGGTTGCCGGCGACGAGATCTGGGACTGGTCGGGTGAGCTGGCCGAACTGCCGGTGCTGCTCGCCGAGAAGGTCAAGTCGCCCACCGTGATCGCCGGACCGACTGATCTGGTGATCGACCCGACCAACCTGTGGCTGACCATCCATGAATCCATCGGGCATGCAACCGAATACGATCGAGCCATTGGATATGAGGCGGCGTACGCGGGTACGTCGTTCGCCACCCCGGACAAGCTCGGCTCCTTGCAATACGGCTCGTCGGTGATGAATGTGACCGCCGACCGCACGGTGCCCTACGGGTTGGCCAGCATCGGCTATGACGACGAAGGCGTGGCAGCGCAGAACTGGGACCTGGTGCGCGACGGGAGATTCGTCGGGTATCAGCTGGACCGGGTGTTCGCGCCCAGATTGGGGCAGTCTCGTTCCAACGGGTGCTCATACGCCGACTCGCCGCACCATGTCCCGATCCAGCGGATGGCCAATGTGTCGCTGCAGCCGGGAACCGAGGACCTGACCACCGCCGACCTGATCGGCCGGGTGGACAACGGCATCTACATCGTCGGCGATCGATCGTGGTCGATTGACATGCAGCGCTACAACTTCCAGTTCACCGGGCAGCGGTTCTTCCGGATCCGTGACGGCCGTCTCGACGGGCAGGTGCGTGATGTGGCGTATCAGGCGACCACCACCGATTTCTGGAACGCGATGGAGGCCGTCGGCGGTGCCTCGACGTGGCGGCTGGGCGGGGCGTTCAACTGCGGCAAGGCGCAGCCCGGTCAGGTGGCCGCGGTCAGCCACGGCTGTCCGTCGGCGCTGTTCCGGGGGATCAACGTGCTCAACACGCGCAGCGAGGGGGGCCGGGAATGATTGGGCCACAGCAGGTCATCGACACCGCGCTGACGGCGAGCCGGCAGGGCGCTGGCAACAACACCGAGACCATCGTGCTGGTCACCGACCGAACCGAGGCGTCGCTGCGCTGGGCCGGTAACTCGATGACCACCAACGGGGTGTCGAGCAGCCGAACCACCACCGTCATCTCGATCGTCTCCGACGACGAGGGCTCTCGGGTCGGCTCGCTGTGCTCCGCCGAAGTGGATCCGGCGCTGATCCCCGAGTTGGTCGCGGCCTCGATGGAGGCGGCCGCGGGCGCACCAGAGGCCCGCGACGCCGCGGAACTGCTGGGCGACACCGCTGTCCCGGAGGACTGGGACGCCCCGGTCCCGCAGACCGGCGCGGAGGCCTTCGCCGACCTAGCCGGCTCGCTGAGTCGAGGTTTCCGAGGCGCCGACCAGCTCTACGGGTTCGCCCGCCACGAGGTGGAGACGACGTTCCTGGCGTCCTCGACCGGATTGCGGCGCCGCTTCACCCAGCCCACCGGGACGGTGGAGATCAACGCCAAACGCAATGGCGCCAGTGCATGGGCGGGGGTCAGCACCCCGGATTTCGTTGACGTGCCAGCAGATTCGCTGCTGGAGCAGCTCTCGACGCGCTTGGGCTGGGCGGCGCGCACCGTTGAGTTGCCGGCCGGGCGCTACGAGACGTTGATGCCACCTTCCACCGTGGCCGACATGATGATCTATCTCGGTTGGACGATGAGTGGCCGCGGAGCACAGGAAGGCCGTACCGCGTTGTCGGCGCCCGGCGGCGGCACCCGGGTGGGGGAGAGGCTGTCCGAACTACCCCTGACCTTGTATTCGGACCCCCATGCATTCGGGCTCGAATGCGCACCTTTCGTGGCGACCGGGACATCGTCGGAGACCGCCTCGGTGTTCGACAACGGCCTGGACATCGGTTGCGTGGACTGGATCCGCGGTGGGGTGATCAACGCCCTGGCTTACCCGCGGGCGGCGGCCGCCGAATTCGGAACCCCGGTCGCCCTGGCCGCCGACAACCTGTTGATGACGGGCGGTTCGGCCAGCATGGACGAGATGATCGCCTCGACCGAGCGTGGGCTGCTGTTGACCACGCTGTGGTACATCCGCGAGGTGGATCCGACCACGCTGCTGTTGACCGGGCTGACCCGCGACGGCGTCTATTTGGTCGAAGACGGCAAAGTGACTGCGGCGGTGAACAATTTCCGATTCAACGAGAGCCCGCTCGACCTGCTGCGCCGCGCCACCCAGGCCGGTATCGCCGAGCCGACACTGCCCCGGGAGTGGGGCGACTGGGCGACCCGGGCGGTGATGCCGTCACTGCGGATTCCCGACTTCCACATGTCGTCGGTGAGCCAGGCAACATAAGGCGTGCCGAACCCGCCGGCCACCGCTTCTCAAGACGTCTGGTCGGCAAGCGGTTCGCCGGCTGCTTTCAGCAGGGCACGTCGATCCGCATGGAAATAGGTGCATCCGGTCGTCAGTGCACACACGACAGCAGCGATCGCCAGCATCGCCGTTTCGGTGACCATGAGGTGCATGCACGCGCCGATGGTGACCCCCAGGGTGAAGCTGCCGAACAGCAGAAAATTTCCGAGCCAGTCCGCAATCGAGCCGCCGCTGATATGACGTTCGATACCTTGCGCCATCTTGACAACGGTCCCGGTCACGTAGCTCAGGGGAATCGATACCTCACCGTCTTTGACGAACGAAGTGTTGAGAGCGCCAAGACCGAACGCGATCAGCAAGATCGGCGCGATCGGAAGCTCCTGGTCCGACCAGCCGTCCAAGGTGACGTCGATTGCGGACGCGACCGTCACTGACAGGGTGGTCAAGACTGTCGAACCGTGTGCGTGCGCCACGCACAAGTGCCTGCGGCACAGCGATGCGGTCACCACCCCCAAAATGAACGCCAGCAATATGAATCCCGCGGTGATCGATACCCAGCGCTGGTCTCGAAAGGAGCCCAGCACAGCCAGCTGGCCTGTTCCCGTCATGGAAGTGACGAAGTACTCGGTGGAATGGGTGAATGCGGTGGCGCCCAATAGTCCGGCCAGTGCGCTGAGCGCCCATGATAACCGCGCTTCACCGTTGAACTTGGGTCTCATCGGCGTGAACCGCCCCTTCTTTTCGAATCGCTGCTTCATGTTTCGCCGGGCCCAACCGAGCACTGGCCGACATGTGCGCGTAAGACCACAGCTTGGCCGAAGCCAAAGATCGGCCGGGCGCAACTGCGCTCGAACTGTCTAGGGCAACCTCGATATCGACCGTGCGAACCGACGCTTTCCCGTGTGCGCTCAGCGTTTTCGGACGCCAGCGAGCAGGGGACAGGCGGCCGAAACGCATCGGCGCCGCTATCGACCTGACATCAGTTTTGTGTGGAAACCGGGCCGAACGGTATCGGGTCTGACACCCATTCTTAGGTATGCGCAAGCCGTATGGACGGTTGCAATGTGACCTCGCGGATTACTGAGTTTCGGCATTCTCATTGCGGAGTCGCAATCGGTTCACTTCGTCGAACCTGGCGAGTGCGGCGTCGAGGCAGTCTTGGTCGAACAGCTCGCAGCGATTGACCAGATCCCCATCAACGGTCATCACGGTGATATCGCGCCATTCGGCTTCGAAGCCCTTGCGTGAAATACCGTGCGCCACATGGGTGACGACGGCTCCGATGGTGCTGATTCGGTGCACCGCTGCGATGTAGATCCTGGTGTCCGGTGAATCATCCCAGGCAGCCTGCATGTATGGGATCATGTCGCCGGGCGCGAAACCCGCCCCGCGGCGGTGGTCGACGCTCACCCAGTCCGGCGTCGTCGCGGCCAGATCGCGCCGGTTGAACCCGGCATACGCACCGGTGACGAGCGACCACGGCTGCGCATAGGCGGCCGCTTCGCCGGCGAGATAGCGGGCGTCGAGTTCGGCGAGGGCGGCGTCGATGTCGTCGACATCAAAAGTCACGGTGTACTGCATTAGACCGGCGGCGTCGACTTCCATGAGATGCAACATCTCGACGGCGACCGGTCGATCGGCATCACCGACGTCGCGATAGCGGTCGCGGGTCAGTGAGAGCCGAGATCCCCGGATGGCGATGGGCTCCACCTCCAACCGCCAGGTGCCCGGAACCGTCTCCAAGGTGGCGTCGATGACTAACCGTCGTTCGGGACCGTCGAGGACAGAACGCAGACCCTTCCGGCGGTCCTCGTACCGGCCATCTTCGTTGGCAAGCGCGAAGATCGCGTCTCCGTCGCGGCGGTTGAATGCTTGGGCTACGAGGACACAGTTCCGGGTGGCTACGTTCTCCAGTACAGGCGTCGATCGGCCCAGCTCGTCGAATAGGGCGAGCGCGGCGTCGAGGTCTGCTTCATCAAATACTTCGCAGCGGCTGATCACATCGCCCTCGACCGTGAACAACACGACTTCGCGCCATTCGGCCTCGAAGCCCTCTTGCGATGTCCCGCGCACCACTTGGGTGACGACCGCACCCAAGCCATTCAGCCGGTGCACCGCTTCGCTATAGCACCCGACGTCGGGCGCGAGGTCCCACGTAGCGCGCATATAGGCGGCCAATTCACCGGGCGCGAACGCTCTTGCGCGACGGTGATCGACATTCTCCCAGTCGAGTTCGGGAAATTCGCGTTGGTTGAATGCGGCGTAGCCCGCCGATATGACCGACCACGTGTGCGCGCAGGCCACCGCTTCACCGGCGACGTAGCGGGCGTCGAGCTCGGCGATGGCGGCGTCGATGTCGTCGAGGTCGAATATGACGCGTGCGACGACTCTTTCGTTGGCGTCGATTTCGACAACGTCGAGCAGGTCGTTGCAGAACGCATCGGGTCGGTTGACATCCTCCAAGGCCCGGCCACGACTCAAGACGAGGCGTTCCCCACGAGTCGCAACGATATGTGAAGTGAGGACCACCCCGACATCAGCGATTGCCGCAACTTCTGCGACGACGGCGTCTCGGCCATGTCGGGCACCAGCATTGACCACGTGGCGACGATCCATCGTAGAACAGTCGTCGGTCAAGATCTCTGCGATTGCTGCCCAGTCCTGAGCGGCGAAGTGCGCCAGGATGCGCTCATATACGCGCCCTGCTGCATTACCCAACCGCGCCGGCTGCGGTTGCAGCTCTTCGAATCTGGCGAGCGCGGCATCGAGGTCCGTCTCGTCGAACAACTCGCAGCGATTCACAAGGTCGCCTTCGAAGGTAGCCACAATGATCTCTCGCCATTCGGCATCGAATCCCTGCTCCGACGTGCCGTGTGCCGCTTGGGTAAAGACCGCTCCGTGTGCGCTGAGTCGATGCACCGCCTCGATATAGACCCGAAAGCTCTGTGCTTCGTCCCACGAGGTGCGGATGTACGTGGCCAAGTCGCCAGTTTCGATTGTCGCGATACGGCGGTGATCGATGTTCACGCAGTCGGGTGTGAGTCGGAGTTGTTGGTTGTTCGCTGCGGCGTAGGTATGGATGAGCGCCGACCACGAGCGCGCATAGGGCGCCGCTTCGCCGGCGAGGTAGCGGGCGTCGAGCTCGGCGACGGCAGCGTCGATATCGTCGGGGTCGAAAGAGACGCTCGCCGCCAACCGTCCATCCGAATCGATCTCCCCGACGTCGAGCTGCTCGGCGAGGTATGCCTCGGGGCCTTGATGCCGGAACGAGAAGACACTCCGGGTAAGGACAAGGTACTTCCCACGCGTCGCGACATCGCTCACTTCGACGTCGGCGATACCGAGGTCGGCGACAGCCCGCATGTTGGTGAGGGCCGCGTCTCGACCGCGTCGAATTCCGGCGTTCACGGTACTTCGGTGATCGTCTTGGTAGTAATCCTCAGCCAGGAGATCGGCCATCGCGTCCCAGTTGTGGACGGCGAACTCGGCCAGGAAGCGTTGGGACACCTGGCTTGCCGCATTGTGCAATCGCCGCACCCTCTGCGGCTGCAGCTCCTCGAACCTCGCGAGCGCGGTGTCGAGGTCTGCTTCGTCGAACATCTCGCAGTGGCTGATCAGATTGCCGTCGACCGTGACAGTGTCGACAATGCGCCACTCGACGTCTAGGCCTTCTGGCGAAGTCCCTCGGGCTACGTGGGTGATCACCGCGCCGCGGTCGGTCAGCCGATGTACGGCTTCGATGTAAATGGTGTTCTGTGCTGTGTCTTTCAGTGCCACGCGCAGGTATGCCATCAGGTCTCCAGGGCCGACCGTCGCAAGCGTACGACGGTCCACGTCGGTGAAGCCGGGAACGGTCGGAGGCATCTCGCGTCGACTCATCGCAACGAAGGCCGTTGTGATCGCCGACCAGGTGTCAGCGCAGGCGGCCGCTTCACCCGCTAGATAGCGCGCATCGAGTTCGGCCAGGGCGTCGTCGAAGTCGTCAAGATCGAACACTACGGCCGCCACAACTTTCTCGTCCGAATCGAGCTCGATGACGTTAAGGGCATCGTTTTGAACTGCCTCAGGGTCGGGGCCGGAGGCCCGGACGCGGGTGAGGACGAGCCGCTCGCCGCGGGTTGCCACGGCTTCCGACATGATGATGGTGAAGCCGACCTCAGCAGTCGCCTGCAACTCCCGGATTCCGGCATCTCGGCCATATCTGATGCCGGTATTGACTGTTCGCCGACGATCGTCGATGTAGTAGTTGTCGGCCGCTGCCTCTGCGATGGCCTCCCAGTCACGGGCCGCAAAGTTCGGGTAGAACCGCTCCATCACCAGCGTTGCCTTGTTCTCCAAGCGACGCTGCGGTGGGCTTTCGTTCTGGAATCGTGCGTGCAGCGCATCAAGTTCGGCGATCGCCGCATCCATGTCTTCGACGTCGAACGATATCCGCACCGCGATCCGCTCATCCGCATCAAGACCGAACAGCTGGAGTATGTCCTCCTTCGGCGCCCCAGGGCTGACGTCTGCAGTGCCTACCTCCAACCGGGTGAGCGCGAGGCGTTCGCCCCGCACTGCGATCACCTCGTTCTTGTGCCGGACGGTGAACATCGCGCGATAACGCTTTGCTTCGCGGGTCCATTCGGTTGCCGTGAGGTTGTGAGGGCCGAAACCAACTACCTTTCGCCGACTCTCGACCAGGACGTCGGGCGCGTACAGCTGCTCAACCTCATGCCACGCCTCTCGATCAAAAGCTGCTTCGACGCGACGGACCATGCGCATGCACGCGTTGACCAGATCGACCGGCAACTCTTCGGGTGGCGGTGGTGAGGTACGCCTGCCGCCGTCGCCGAAGATCCGGCGCGCCCTGGCGGCAAGTGCCTCGGCCCCTTTCCGCTCGTAGAGCTCCGTTGCTCGCTCGGCGGCGGCCCGTGCCGCCGTTAAATCGCCCGCGGCGGCCAGCACCGTTGCCAGCGTCAGACAGGCATCGCCGTGATCGACCAAGGCGTCGGTGCGCTGCGCCAGCTCGACCGCGGACTCGGCCATCTGCCGGGCCGCCGAATGATCACCATGGCCCGTTAACAGCAGCGCCCGAAGCGTGCGCCAGGCGATCGACGCCTTCAATGCGTGTCCGGCGAGACGCTCACTCTCGGTGCACAACTCCTGCGCCTCGGCATCTCGGCCGAGAGCCAGATAAGCACGCCCCAGCAGCGCAGCGGTCTCGGCGGTGTCGGCATCCAGCCCCATCCGGCGAAAACCGTGGTAGGCCTGACGTAGATGCGGTTCGGCGCCCTTCGGGTCGTCGACAACCAGCTCAATGATTCCGGCGAACTGCTCAACTTCAAGCAAGGCATGGCGCAGGCCGATCTCGGTGACCGTGCGCCGTGCCGAGTCGATCATGCGCCGGGCGGTGGCAGCGCGGCCGCGGAAGGCCTCTAATACGGCTTGGCATCGTGTCGATGTCGCCTCGACGGCCGGGGATTCCGTGGTGATGCGCAACAGTCGCACCACGTCCAGACAACGCCCGCCGGCACGCGGCACCGGGTTCGGGCCCCACAGTGCCGCCAGGGGCGCTCCGGCCAGCACCGCATTCACCCGACGCTGTTCACGGGCGCGCCGAGCAGCGGTCAGCGCGCTGTCTAAGGCGATCTCGCAGTCGCCGATTCGGCCAAGACGCGCGAGGCATCCGGCTCGGACGGTGTGGGCTTTGGCTTCTCCTTCGGCGTCACCCAATCCGGCCAGCCTGTCGGCGGCCACGCCCAGCGCGGCCTCGATTTCGTCCAATTGTTCCGGATGGATCAGCATCGACAGCTGGCCGTCGAAGCATGTCGCCCACGCTGCCAGCCGAGCCGAATCGACTGTTGCTGCCTGTAATTGCGAGACAGCGCGGGTCGCCGAAGCCACTTCACCGGCGGCAAGCAGCGCCTCACAGCGGGCGACTAGCAGCTCGGCGCTCTGGTCGGCGCGATCGGGCAGCTCGTCGTCGAGCTCCTCCAGGGCGTGCAGCGCCTGGCCGTACAGGTCGGCCGCGCCTTCGTAGGCCAGGCGTGACATCGCCTGATCCGCCGCTCGCCGGCAGTACTCGACGGCCTTGGCCGCGTTTCCCGCCCACGCGCATTCGAAATAGTGGTACGCCAGTTCCGCCAGCAGCTCCTCGTCTGCACCGGCGCTGGCTTCCAGCGTGATGGCGATACGGTGGTGCAGTCGCATGCGCCGCACCGAGGCCAACTCGGCGATCAGCGCCTGCCGGACGAGGGCATGGTTGAACCGGTATCGACCGCCGGGCTCTTCGATGATGATGCCGGCTTTGCAGGCTTCGTCGAAGGCGTCGACGAGGTCTTGTTCGAGCGCCCGCTCCACGAGATCTACCGCGAAGCGGCTGCCGACTACGGCGGCTGCGGCAAGGGCTTTGTTGGTCGCTGCTGGAAGCCGGGAAAGCCTGCGGCTCACGGCTTCACGAACACCCTGCGGCAAGGTGTTGGGATCCCAGATTCCGCCGCTCTCGTCCACATGGCGCAGTGCCTCGATCAAGAAGAACGGGTTGCCGCCGGTGACCGACGCCAGCGCCCGGGCGAGCTGTTCGTCGTCGTACCCGGCCTCGGCGACATAGGCGGACACGTCGTCGGCACCGAGGCCGCTCAGCGCCAGGCGGTCCGCGGTGCCGTCGCGGTGAAGATCGGCGAGCATTGCCGCCAGGGGATGGGATCGGTCGAGGTCTGTGCTGCGGTAGGTCGCGACGATCTGCACCCGGGTGTGGTCGCCGAAGCGCAGCAGATGGCGCAACAGCAACAGCGTCGGTTTGGCCGCCCAGTGCAGGTCGTCGAGTATCAGCACGACGGGCGCGCTGGCAGAGGCGAGTTCCATCAACGCGACGACGGCGTCGAAGAGCGCATAGCGTTCGGTGTCGGGGTCGGCGCGCGGTGGCGCGGACAGGTCGGGCAGTACTTCGGTCAGGCCGGGAATCAGTGGAAGTAGTGCCTCAACGCCCCGCAATCCCCGCAGTCTTTGTGCGCCGATGCAGGGGACGAGCGAACGCAGTGCTTCGGCGAAGGGCTGATAGGGCGCACCGAGGTCCTCGTCGGATCGGCCGTACAACACGACGGCGCCTTGCCCGAAGGCCTGTTGTGACCATTCGCCGGCCAGGCGCGTCTTGCCCACGCCCGGTTCGCCGGCAATCAACATCGCGTGAATGCCGCCGGCGAGTGCAGCCTGCCACGCGTAACCAAGTCGCTTCAGCTCTGGACCGCGACCCACGAACCGGCCGGGGCCGGTGAATACCGCGGGGAGGTCGGGCCGCGCCAGGGGCTCGTCGACGGTCTCCTCTCGCTGCTCGGCGATTTGGAAGCGGAGCTCGAACACATGCTCCGGACGAGGCAGGTTGCGCAGCGCACGCATCCCCAGGTCGGCGAGGCCGACGTCGTCGGGCAGCGTGTCGATGACGAGTTCGGCCGTCGCGCCCGAGCACAGAATCTGGCCCCCGGCGGCCAGCGACCGCAGACGCGCGGCGCGGTTGACCGCGCGACCGAAGTAGTCACCGTCGCGCAGCTCTACCTCGCCGGTGTGCAGGGCGATCCGGATGCGGATGGGTTCGTGCAGCGCCCACGGCTCACGCAGGATTGCGTCTTGCAGCTCGATGGCCGCGGCGGCCGCCGCCGAAGGCCGGTCGAAGACCGAGAAGGTGGCATCGCCTTCGCCACGCGTTTTGATGAGCCGGCCGCCGCGG includes these proteins:
- a CDS encoding BTAD domain-containing putative transcriptional regulator — encoded protein: MELGVLGPLQARHDGASVTIPGAKPRAILTMLGLHGGSVLSAETLIDLLWGDEPPRTAAKALQTHISSLRRALGDGFVLTEGTGWILNTTEVDAPRYKRATKAGRDAAAAGDTGQAVVRFEEALSLWRGTPELPDSRRGVSERTRWIEGHAALVEDRADALLATGRAAEIIGELEAAVADAPLRERRWAQLMLALYRAGRQGEALGAYQRARALLADELGVDPGPELRRLEAAIVAQDSALDYPVTQHLPSVTRAVTFLLTDIEGSTAAWEADADAMAIALARHDELVEQVVTSRGGRLIKTRGEGDATFSVFDRPSAAAAAAIELQDAILREPWALHEPIRIRIALHTGEVELRDGDYFGRAVNRAARLRSLAAGGQILCSGATAELVIDTLPDDVGLADLGMRALRNLPRPEHVFELRFQIAEQREETVDEPLARPDLPAVFTGPGRFVGRGPELKRLGYAWQAALAGGIHAMLIAGEPGVGKTRLAGEWSQQAFGQGAVVLYGRSDEDLGAPYQPFAEALRSLVPCIGAQRLRGLRGVEALLPLIPGLTEVLPDLSAPPRADPDTERYALFDAVVALMELASASAPVVLILDDLHWAAKPTLLLLRHLLRFGDHTRVQIVATYRSTDLDRSHPLAAMLADLHRDGTADRLALSGLGADDVSAYVAEAGYDDEQLARALASVTGGNPFFLIEALRHVDESGGIWDPNTLPQGVREAVSRRLSRLPAATNKALAAAAVVGSRFAVDLVERALEQDLVDAFDEACKAGIIIEEPGGRYRFNHALVRQALIAELASVRRMRLHHRIAITLEASAGADEELLAELAYHYFECAWAGNAAKAVEYCRRAADQAMSRLAYEGAADLYGQALHALEELDDELPDRADQSAELLVARCEALLAAGEVASATRAVSQLQAATVDSARLAAWATCFDGQLSMLIHPEQLDEIEAALGVAADRLAGLGDAEGEAKAHTVRAGCLARLGRIGDCEIALDSALTAARRAREQRRVNAVLAGAPLAALWGPNPVPRAGGRCLDVVRLLRITTESPAVEATSTRCQAVLEAFRGRAATARRMIDSARRTVTEIGLRHALLEVEQFAGIIELVVDDPKGAEPHLRQAYHGFRRMGLDADTAETAALLGRAYLALGRDAEAQELCTESERLAGHALKASIAWRTLRALLLTGHGDHSAARQMAESAVELAQRTDALVDHGDACLTLATVLAAAGDLTAARAAAERATELYERKGAEALAARARRIFGDGGRRTSPPPPEELPVDLVNACMRMVRRVEAAFDREAWHEVEQLYAPDVLVESRRKVVGFGPHNLTATEWTREAKRYRAMFTVRHKNEVIAVRGERLALTRLEVGTADVSPGAPKEDILQLFGLDADERIAVRISFDVEDMDAAIAELDALHARFQNESPPQRRLENKATLVMERFYPNFAARDWEAIAEAAADNYYIDDRRRTVNTGIRYGRDAGIRELQATAEVGFTIIMSEAVATRGERLVLTRVRASGPDPEAVQNDALNVIELDSDEKVVAAVVFDLDDFDDALAELDARYLAGEAAACADTWSAITTAFVAMSRREMPPTVPGFTDVDRRTLATVGPGDLMAYLRVALKDTAQNTIYIEAVHRLTDRGAVITHVARGTSPEGLDVEWRIVDTVTVDGNLISHCEMFDEADLDTALARFEELQPQRVRRLHNAASQVSQRFLAEFAVHNWDAMADLLAEDYYQDDHRSTVNAGIRRGRDAALTNMRAVADLGIADVEVSDVATRGKYLVLTRSVFSFRHQGPEAYLAEQLDVGEIDSDGRLAASVSFDPDDIDAAVAELDARYLAGEAAPYARSWSALIHTYAAANNQQLRLTPDCVNIDHRRIATIETGDLATYIRTSWDEAQSFRVYIEAVHRLSAHGAVFTQAAHGTSEQGFDAEWREIIVATFEGDLVNRCELFDETDLDAALARFEELQPQPARLGNAAGRVYERILAHFAAQDWAAIAEILTDDCSTMDRRHVVNAGARHGRDAVVAEVAAIADVGVVLTSHIVATRGERLVLSRGRALEDVNRPDAFCNDLLDVVEIDANERVVARVIFDLDDIDAAIAELDARYVAGEAVACAHTWSVISAGYAAFNQREFPELDWENVDHRRARAFAPGELAAYMRATWDLAPDVGCYSEAVHRLNGLGAVVTQVVRGTSQEGFEAEWREVVLFTVEGDVISRCEVFDEADLDAALALFDELGRSTPVLENVATRNCVLVAQAFNRRDGDAIFALANEDGRYEDRRKGLRSVLDGPERRLVIDATLETVPGTWRLEVEPIAIRGSRLSLTRDRYRDVGDADRPVAVEMLHLMEVDAAGLMQYTVTFDVDDIDAALAELDARYLAGEAAAYAQPWSLVTGAYAGFNRRDLAATTPDWVSVDHRRGAGFAPGDMIPYMQAAWDDSPDTRIYIAAVHRISTIGAVVTHVAHGISRKGFEAEWRDITVMTVDGDLVNRCELFDQDCLDAALARFDEVNRLRLRNENAETQ